One part of the Alosa alosa isolate M-15738 ecotype Scorff River chromosome 4, AALO_Geno_1.1, whole genome shotgun sequence genome encodes these proteins:
- the LOC125293567 gene encoding histone H2A, sperm-like, giving the protein MSGRGKKVAAVKAKSSMTRSSRAGLQFPVGRIARLLRKGNYAKRIGSGASVYLAAVIEYLCAEILELAGNASKDNKKRRISPRHIQLAVRNDEELNTLLGGVTISEGGVLPNIHAQLLPKKTMRADTSKDVNSQEF; this is encoded by the coding sequence ATGTCCGGTCGTGGAAAGAAAGTCGCCGCCGTTAAGGCCAAGTCCAGCATGACTCGTTCTTCCCGCGCTGGTCTACAATTCCCTGTCGGTCGTATCGCCCGCTTGCTGCGCAAAGGCAACTATGCAAAGCGCATTGGAAGCGGGGCGTCCGTCTACCTGGCTGCCGTGATCGAGTACCTGTGCGCCGAGATTTTGGAGTTGGCTGGTAACGCCAGCAAGGATAACAAGAAAAGGAGGATCTCACCCCGTCACATCCAGCTCGCTGTTAGGAACGACGAGGAGCTCAACACCCTGCTCGGAGGGGTAACGATCTCGGAGGGCGGTGTACTTCCAAACATCCACGCTCAGCTGCTACCCAAGAAGACCATGAGGGCTGACACAAGCAAAGATGTGAATTCCCAAGAgttttag
- the naca gene encoding nascent polypeptide-associated complex subunit alpha isoform X1 — protein sequence MPGEATETVPVTEQEMQQPQVETATPSAPAAAAAAPAKPKEGKAGHKLSSSPRSTAPKPVPSGRRKRSSLSASSSSPTSPKSSSGPRGTPTLSPLASPLASPPVGSPGSSHGDMAAPKVVKAKPVKPKKTESFKPVRSEVPAAAPEVCVTAPQPPILSAPAECKVAEVEAKPVESKPLVPEAEPVEAKPKVVEAKPKVVEAKPKVVEAKQVEPKQVEVKPKIVEALPVDIEAKPVEALPVGVKPKVVEALPVEVKPKVVEALPVDVKPVVVVAEPVEVKPKVSEAKPIEVKKKPSFPLPDLPSSPKTATPVSFKITSQPAAPAPKSFAEAVACSPPKMAPVSPKIAPEPPKVQPVPVVVAPPTETKPEVKPSVVAPLLDDDDLPPLIPPEKPVTMPVFQPPTVEQAPPKATPVVATVAPPEAAPAPAQKHVAAPAPKPTPAPEPAQKPTPTPVAAQKPVPTPEPAQKPTPTPVAAPKPVPTPTPAPTKAPSKPEPVIKNDKGSGTESDSDESVPELEEQDSAQTQTQQAQLAAAAEIDEEPVSKAKQSRSEKKARKAMSKLGLRQVTGVTRVTIRKSKNILFVITKPDVYKSPASDTYIVFGEAKIEDLSQQAQLAAAEKFKVQGEAVSNIQENTQTPTVQEESEEEEVDETGVEVKDIELVMSQANVSRAKAVRALKNNNNDIVNAIMELTM from the exons CCACACCCTCTGCTCCTGCCGCAGCTGCTGCAGCTCCTGCCAAGCCCAAAGAGGGCAAAGCTGGACATAAGTTGTCCTCCTCCCCACGGTCCACTGCCCCTAAACCTGTCCCTTCTGGTAGAAGAAAACGTTCCTCACTGTCtgcttcctcttcctcacctaCCTCTCCCAAATCTTCTTCTGGTCCTCGTGGTACCCCTACTCTTTCTCCTTTGGCTTCCCCTCTGGCTTCCCCACCAGTTGGCTCTCCAGGTTCAAGTCATGGAGACATGGCTGCACCCAAAGTGGTCAAGGCCAAACCTGTGAAGCCCAAGAAAACGGAGTCCTTTAAGCCTGTTAGGTCAGAAGTCCCAGCTGCTGCACCAGAAGTTTGTGTCACTGCCCCTCAGCCCCCCATTTTGTCTGCTCCAGCTGAGTGCAAAGTAGCTGAAGTTGAAGCCAAACCAGTTGAATCAAAACCTTTAGTGCCTGAGGCTGAGCCAGTTGAGGCCAAACCCAAAGTAGTTGAGGCCAAACCCAAAGTAGTTGAGGCCAAACCCAAAGTAGTTGAGGCCAAACAAGTTGAACCTAAGCAGGTAGAAGTTAAACCCAAAATAGTTGAGGCTCTGCCTGTAGACATTGAGGCCAAACCAGTTGAGGCCCTGCCTGTAGGAGTTAAACCCAAAGTGGTTGAGGCTCTGCCAGTAGAAGTTAAACCCAAAGTGGTTGAGGCTCTGCCTGTAGATGTTAAACCTGTAGTGGTTGTGGCTGAACCAGTTGAGGTTAAACCCAAAGTGTCTGAGGCCAAGCCAAtcgaagtgaaaaaaaaaccatCGTTTCCTCTCCCTGATCTGCCATCCTCTCCCAAAACGGCAACTCCTGTGTCATTCAAAATTACCTCTCAACCAGCTGCTCCAGCTCCCAAGTCTTTTGCTGAAGCTGTGGCTTGTAGTCCACCTAAAATGGCACCGGTGTCTCCCAAGATTGCCCCTGAGCCTCCAAAAGTTCAACCTGTGCCTGTGGTGGTTGCTCCACCAACTGAGACAAAGCCTGAGGTCAAGCCCTCAGTGGTCGCACCTCtccttgatgatgatgatcttCCCCCACTTATCCCCCCTGAGAAGCCAGTTACTATGCCTGTCTTCCAGCCCCCAACAGTTGAGCAGGCTCCACCCAAGGCCACTCCTGTTGTTGCCACTGTAGCACCCCCAGAGGCTGCCCCTGCACCTGCCCAGAAACATGTAGCAGCACCTGCCCCAAAGCCTACACCTGCTCCAGAACCTGCTCAAAAGCCTACTCCTACACCTGTAGCTGCCCAAAAGCCTGTCCCCACTCCAGAACCTGCTCAAAAGCCTACTCCTACACCTGTAGCTGCCCCAAAGCCTGTGCCCACTCCTACCCCAGCTCCCACTAAAGCCCCATCAAAACCGGAGCCTGTGATCAAGAACGACAAGG GGTCTGGTACTGAATCCGACAGCGACGAGTCTGTGCCTGAGCTGGAGGAACAGGATtccgcacagacacagacacagcaggcACAG cttgcagctgctgctgaaatCGATGAGGAGCCAGTcagcaaagcaaaacaaagcCGAAGTGAAAAGAAGGCCAGAAAG GCTATGTCCAAGCTGGGTCTCCGCCAGGTGACTGGAGTTACCAGGGTAACCATCCGCAAGTCTAAGAACATCCTGTTCGTCATCACCAAACCAGACGTGTACAAAAGTCCCGCTTCAGATACCTACATTGTGTTTGGTGAGGCTAAG ATCGAGGATCTGTCCCAGCAAGCCCAGCTGGCGGCTGCAGAGAAGTTCAAGGTGCAGGGAGAGGCCGTCTCAAACATCCAGGAGAACACGCAGACGCCCACCGTACAGGAGGAGAGCGAAGAGGAAGAG gtTGATGAGACTGGGGTCGAGGTGAAGGACATTGAACTCGTGATGTCACAAGCCAACGTATCGCGGGCAAAGGCTGTACGGGCCCTGaagaacaataacaatgacatcGTCAATGCCATCATG GAACTGACGATGTAG
- the naca gene encoding nascent polypeptide-associated complex subunit alpha isoform X2, producing MPGEATETVPVTEQEMQQPQVETASGVLSATISPEAAVPEITKIVSVETSIVASEATAVVDQPVESPITPAEVAQGQENGEVLAKQVPEASVTAEEQPSSDVKLEQATEETAPAPAASTEETATVLAASTEVCVSSEVPAQDSEAVIEEDSVAKEEVSATEELMEATEEPATKVLKETAEDQESLKDLSAQEATEPDSAPVAEEPAEVDGPAPGPADSETLSENLKALSLNPTDEADLTKLEQPPTVTIDIATQNGTPLEKAEPVTIFSQAVQAKVEPNCAGPSLTSRHLSGSGTESDSDESVPELEEQDSAQTQTQQAQLAAAAEIDEEPVSKAKQSRSEKKARKAMSKLGLRQVTGVTRVTIRKSKNILFVITKPDVYKSPASDTYIVFGEAKIEDLSQQAQLAAAEKFKVQGEAVSNIQENTQTPTVQEESEEEEVDETGVEVKDIELVMSQANVSRAKAVRALKNNNNDIVNAIMELTM from the exons cTTCGGGGGTGTTGAGCGCCACCATCTCCCCTGAGGCGGCTGTGCCTGAAATTACCAAGATTGTGTCAGTGGAAACTTCTATTGTGGCTTCGGAAGCCACAGCGGTGGTAGACCAACCTGTGGAAAGCCCCATAACTCCAGCCGAAGTTGCGCAAGGTCAGGAGAATGGCGAAGTTCTGGCTAAACAAGTGCCTGAAGCTTCTGTGACTGCTGAGGAACAGCCATCTTCTGATGTGAAGCTTGAACAAGCCACAGAAGAAACTGCCCCGGCACCAGCTGCCTCCACAGAAGAAACTGCCACTGTACTAGCTGCCTCcacagaagtgtgtgtttctAGTGAAGTGCCTGCTCAAGATTCTGAAGCAGTCATCGAGGAGGATTCTGTTGCTAAGGAAGAAGTGTCCGCCACAGAAGAATTGATGGAGGCTACAGAAGAACCCGCCACCAAAGTGCTGAAGGAAACTGCAGAAGACCAAGAGTCTCTCAAAGATCTCTCTGCCCAGGAAGCCACTGAACCTGATTCTGCACCCGTTGCTGAAGAACCTGCTGAAGTTGATGGACCTGCTCCCGGACCTGCGGATAGTGAAACTTTGTCTGAGAACTTAAAAGCTTTGAGTCTAAATCCTACTGATGAAGCAGACTTGACAAAATTGGAACAGCCACCAACGGTTACCATCGACATAGCAACTCAAAATGGAACTCCTTTGGAGAAGGCAGAACCGGTTACCATCTTCTCTCAGGCTGTCCAGGCCAAGGTGGAGCCTAATTGCGCTGGCCCCTCCCTCACTTCACGGCACCTGTCAG GGTCTGGTACTGAATCCGACAGCGACGAGTCTGTGCCTGAGCTGGAGGAACAGGATtccgcacagacacagacacagcaggcACAG cttgcagctgctgctgaaatCGATGAGGAGCCAGTcagcaaagcaaaacaaagcCGAAGTGAAAAGAAGGCCAGAAAG GCTATGTCCAAGCTGGGTCTCCGCCAGGTGACTGGAGTTACCAGGGTAACCATCCGCAAGTCTAAGAACATCCTGTTCGTCATCACCAAACCAGACGTGTACAAAAGTCCCGCTTCAGATACCTACATTGTGTTTGGTGAGGCTAAG ATCGAGGATCTGTCCCAGCAAGCCCAGCTGGCGGCTGCAGAGAAGTTCAAGGTGCAGGGAGAGGCCGTCTCAAACATCCAGGAGAACACGCAGACGCCCACCGTACAGGAGGAGAGCGAAGAGGAAGAG gtTGATGAGACTGGGGTCGAGGTGAAGGACATTGAACTCGTGATGTCACAAGCCAACGTATCGCGGGCAAAGGCTGTACGGGCCCTGaagaacaataacaatgacatcGTCAATGCCATCATG GAACTGACGATGTAG